The nucleotide window ACCAAGCTCAAGAGGAGAGCAAACTTGAGACCATTTGATCAAGCATTTTCCACCACTAACTGCATCTGACCCGGCCCAAAGAAATAAACCATTTTGGCTACTCAACGGCAATAAGTTGAAAAATAGGCATTGCAGAGAGCACGAATCTGACCAGAACAGTACGACCAGCCAAAGTAATCCATCGAGCTTTCCATGCGGCTAACTTCTTGGCAATCTTATCAAGCAAACCTTGGAAGAAAATTCTCTTGAGCCTCTTGTCCGAAAGTGGCATACCCAAGTAGGTGCAGGGGAAAGAATCAATTTGGCATCCAAGGGAGTTTTGAATGATGGTAAGGTCAATACCTTTGCACCTAATAGGCAAAATTTTACTTTTGGCCATGTTGATGCCCAAACCAGAGGCCCTACCAAATAAGTCCAGAACACTAGCAATAGAAGAAATGTCTTGGTTGTCAGGCTTGGAGAAAATGACAACATCATCAGCGTAAATGGAAGCTCTGTGCTTGATGATCTGGTTACCAATAGGCGACAAAATGCCGTGCTCTTGTGCTTAATCCATTAGTCTGCCAAGACAATCCATGACAAGCACAAACAGGAGGGGGGATAAAGGGTCACCCTGCCTGAGGCCACAACGGTGCATGGTTTTTTCCGTGGTGCAAGAGTTCACCAAGATCCTGGTGGATGACGAGAGAAAAAGGCAAGAAATCCAGTCCCTCCATTTTTGACTAAACCTCCTAAATCTCATAAGGTTGAGCAGGAACTCCCAAGAAACAGAGTCAAAAGCTTTTGATATGTCCAACTTTAACATCACAGCAGGAATCTTCTTCTGTCGAAGTGTTTTAGCCAAAACCTGAACATATACAAAATTGTCATGTATGCTTCGACCTTTGATGAAGGCATTCTGACATTGAGATATCAGCCTATTCATAAGTGGTTGCAGTCTAGCTGCAAGAATCTTAGCCACCAACTTGACAGCGTTTATTCTCGAGGCTACGACATGCTGCATCCTAGCTACACGTACGCACCTAGGCACGTACTCCTACTACGCTGTACTACTACCTTGTGTGCCCTTCGGAAGCTACTCTGCATCCGAAATGTCGTGTACTTTCATTTTAGATTTTGTGGGCCTTAAGAAGTACTGCCTGTGACGGGCCCTCGCCTCTCCACGTAATCCACTGTTCCTACTTATTATGCTTTGATTTGAGGATACTGAGGGTCGGTAGGATAATTTATTATTTAAAGAGTGCCTTCCCGTGAACTATATGCTCCCTCCGGTCTTTTTGTTCACATATAAGATTTATCTGCAGTCAAGCCTCGTAAAATTTGATCAACTTTATAGAAAGAAAATACTAACATTCATAATGTGGAATCAGTAGTAGTAGATGCGTCATGACTTAAATTTTCATATTGTATAGCTTTAGCATGGTAGATAttaatattttttcatataaatatggttaaactttacgaagtttgacttcagacaattcttatatgcagagtaaaaaagGACTAGAGGGAGTACTTCAAACTTCATGGAAAACATAGGTAAACTCACGCACGTGCAAAATTTGGTTAAAAAATTACTATCATTTGCAAGCTAGAGATAAAACCGCAAACCATTTGCTACAACCCAGGTTACGTAATTTCACATAAAAAATAAGTTATAAGTTGCAGCAATCACATACCATAAATAATTTTATTTCTTCTAGTATAAAATTTACTTGCCTCCCGGTGTTTCTACTCATTCTCTATATACACTTACTTTATAATTCTCTCAAACTTATAGACCTAATATTTGTGAAGTTTTTAGTAATGGTTCATATATATATGGACTTCAGATCAAATTTGTGTTCCTCAAGTTATGAGTACATTTTGCATTGAAATAGCTAAAACGACTAGGTAGTTGCCAAGAGGGTAAAATGTGGCAATATATTTCCTGAATAAGATAATTGTAGTCACAAAATTGTATTGTTTCTTTCCTGGAGGTGTTGCTGCTGAAGAACATTTCTTGTTGTCTTTATGATGTCAAGAGATGATTGGTGAGGATGATCGTTGTTGTAGTTCATCGTTCATTGTTTTGATGGTTCTTCCTCCTAGGCAGAGCTTCAGTCTTGTATGACTTTGATCTTTGTTGGCATGATTCTTTGTGTGTGTTTGCGTTAGTTTTAGTTGTGTCCGTCCTAGTCATTCAGAAGTTGGATGTGTGTTCACTGTGTCTGTATCCGCTCAATGCTTAATTCTAAGTCAATAGAAAACCATCCTTTATCAAGAAAAAAAAACATAGTTGTAGCTTGGACGATGTCGATGCTTCATTCTGAGTCGATAAAAAACCATCCTTTATCAAGGAAAAAAACATAGTTGTAACTAGGACGATGTGTATTTTCTTTCCTTGAACTATCACCATACTGTAGGTTTCTTCCCTGATATTTTGTTGTTGTATACACACTTAACTTCAAATACagtcacccgcaaaaaaaaacttCAAATACAATGTAAGCTTCATCCCTAAAAGGGGCAACCATGGTTAAAACCAATTTTTTATCCGATGTGGCATTGTTTTGGTGGAATATTTTGCCACCTAGTCAGGCCAAGGTGGCACACATGTAGTTTTTGCGTCAAAACATATGACGATGGACCTCCCAATGTGCTTATCTCTGGGCATTGCCACTATGGCGATGGTAGAATAGGTGGTGGCGTGGCTCTGAAGTTGGAGGTGGGGAGGGGGGAGGGGCCGAGAGGGCATGCCGACGTGTCCTGCTTCTAACCTGATTGTGCTTGCATCTGGATATTAAGTGGGAAGAACCAAGGGAAGGGGCCGTCTCACCCACATGGAAGGGGGGGGGGGACACAACATACCGAGATTGAGAGGGGAAGGGGATGCCAAGGCCGTTGGTACTTCTACTTTGATCGTTGGTCTTTACTTTAGGATTTAGATAGCCCCTCTAGTCTGTAAAATAAGTCTTTTCTAACATACTAATAGTGCTTGAACCCTATAAATCTTGTTTTTTGACCGGAGGAAGAGAAATTAAAACGTCACTTCGCTCGCCCTCTGGCACTCCTCTAAGTGTTTTACGAGAAAATCTTTTATAGACACAAGGAGTGTGAAAATCCTTAATCACTAGGCAAGAAAGCTCCATGGGAACAAAAAGGATACAGTTAGTTCAGAATCGGAAAATGTACAATTTCAAAGGAAAGAAGGTGTTTATGGTACAGATGTTGAGCAAGTAGAAATCCATCAATTTTGGACATGTTTTGAAACTAGCTAATAGGAGTCTTTCTCGAGGTGAATGCGAGAGCATGGATGGTGAGGTAATTTTAATGATGTTTACTTCGAATTTACATAGTCCTTATATTATAAAACACTACACATGCATATTTAGCACAAACATGGTAGCTTGGGTAGTGACAGGGCTAGTGGGACGAGGGGTTGGGGCATGGCCTCTCCAAGATTGATACAATTATGTACATATATACTCTTCAATTTTTCATGTAAATCAGGCAATAATTTGTGACTGCTCCTTGTGTTCGGGTGCTCCTTGACTGTAATGCTATAGGTTTGAGATTGTGTGGTGATAAGGTAGATGCAAAAGAAATGGAAAACGCATGAGCAGTGTGAGAGAGACCGTGAGAGGCGAACAACCCCATACGCGGGACAGATGCACATAGGGTTTGTTTGGTTGGCTTGCACAAAAAGTAGCCTAACTCAGGCACCATTCTCTGACGTTGGATTTTGGAGGCCTAATATAAGGCCAAGATTGCTGCCTGGCGAAGGAGCTGCATGTCAGGACTCCATCCAAACAGACTCGTAGTACGATAAGGTCAGCCTCAGTGTTGTGGCGTGAGCTGTGCGCCTGTGACCAcactactctctctctctctctctctacaaAGCCATTTGATTTGAGCTCCTCACATGTACCTCTAACTAACCGCCGGCTAGGTAGCTTGCTTGGGCGTGTATACGGTGGGTCATAAACATGTTTGCGTAGAATGAAAATATCACATTGCACACATCACAACACGCACTAGAACAACAACTATTGTCAATGAAGAGAAGATACCAATTGGGCACTTGGCTCTACAACAAACCGTTCACTCCATTTTAAGGACCCTTTGATTCAAAAAAATCATAGGATTTTTGGAGTATTTCGATCTTTTGGCATCTTTTCTTTGTACATCATTGGATTTGTAGGATTGAAATGCTTAGGAAATTCTTCTAAGGATTGCATCACACTACATTTTGAAGGGACATTCCCGTCCAACAAAAGATATAGTTACAATTCATTTGTTTTTCCATGATGTCAAATCACTCTTTGACGTTATTCGTGAAAAATACTCTCTTTCCTGTAAATTCTTATGGTTTTGTTATTCTATAGGGTTCACACTCTAATCTTTTGCTCTTCTTTTTGTCTATTCCTATGGTTTGAGAATTTTTTCAATTAAATAGGTCCACGAATCCCCTCGTCGGCAAGGGCACACTCTTCCCTCTAGCCAGTGAATTCGCCTCCTTTTGCATGCCCCTCCGAAGTGGCGGGGAGGAGAATTTCAGTGTCTTTGCTTCGGCAAGTAGTTTAGGTTAGGGTTATTTAATCCTCACGCGTTCGACACTTTGACGAAACGACTGCAACTCTAGGTCGCTGGTCCTTAGGGCACACACACGAAGACTTTTCGTTTATCATCGACAAATCAATCCCGCTTTGATATGAGTGCAGCGATAGTGGCACGTCGGCGACACATTCTCGTAAACGGTAATGGTCGTTCGGTGGTCTAGAGACTTTgatataatttttattatgtttgagatGCGTTGTACTCCTTCCTGGTTGAACTTTTGTAGTAATATATTTGAATCTTTTTTTGAAAATAATTAAATATACACTACACGCTCTGCATACGTGGCCGCGCAACGTCGACAAGCTTCCGTATAAAGAAACCAGCGGTGGGGCGGTGCGAAGTCAAAGGAAGGAAACGAGATCCTGGAGAAATTAAATGAAGTGATCGCATCGCATGCATGGCTGGCTGGTGCCCGCGCGCACGGCACCATGGACGGAGCACTACATAAACCCCACGAACTCCCAGCGTACAACCACACCAGCGCAAGCCACTCCCGCTTTCCTCTCCCCGCGCCACCTTGGCATCATCATCACCGACATATCCAGCTGATCTTCACCTCCCGCTTTCCCGCCCCTCGATCGCCGGCCGGCCGAaaccatccatccatccatccatggGCTCCAGACCCGCGGACGCCGCAGGGGGCCAACAgcagcagcaggcggaggagcCCTCCATGGCGGACGTGTACGGCGGCCACGAGCTGACGCCGCTGCAGAAGCACGCCGCCTTCTTCGACCGGAACAGGGACGGCATCATCTACCCCTCCGAGACCTACCGAGGGCTGCGCGCCATCGGCTGCGGCGTCGTGCTGTCCGCCGCCGGCACCGTCTTCATCAACGTCTTCCTCTCGTCCAAGACGGTACCGGTACGTAGACTGTTAGTTATACTGCTACTATAGCGCTCCACTGTTGTTGATGGCTTGGTAGTCCCTGCCCATTGGTCTAGTTGCATTCTTTCGGCGGCAAAGCAGATGCCAGCCGTGAAAAGAAAGCGAGATCGAAACAAGGCATACTATTACTACTCTACACCACTGTAAAGCAGCTGGAATCGTCAAAACTGAACAAAGATCTCTCTTGACGTGGCACAAAATGGGCTTTCATTATTAGTAGTTCTGGCGTAAAGAGGCGCTGATCGAGCCGAGATTAATTTATGTTATCGATTCTCGTTGTGTTGCTGCAGGCGAACGTGAAGCCCCCAGCTTTCAAGTTCCCCATCTACGTGAAGACCATTCAGCAGGGCAAGCATGGGAGTGATACAGACGTCTACGACACCCAGGGCAGGTACTTATAGATACTGTACTACAGTACTTATCTCATACAGTATTAGTACCATGTGCCCATCGCCCCTAGGGCGGGCACATCATGCATGCTACTTATTGCTACCCCATGCACATGATCTTCGGGAGAATCTACTTATTACTGGTAACTGGTAAGATATGAAAGGAAGGATAGTTGCACATTTCTAAAAGGGCCAACTGCATGGAAAATTAAAAGGAATCGACTGACTTTCAAGTCAGATATGAAAAATATACTCAGACATACAAGTAAATAGTTCAAATGTGCAATTGGAGAGCAAACTACAACAATCAATTGATTCCATACAAGTAAATAGTCGAGTAATTGGTCTAAAGCAAATCCGTCTTTTTACATAGTGCAATAAAAACAACAAGTGTGCGTGAATCTATAACGGTATACTTTTGCTATTATAGGTCACCGTCTTTTTTCCCTATAGCACACAAATGCATATAACTACGAACGAGGTATTACAAGTATATAGGCAACATCTACGTGTATCTTCAAAACTTTATAGAAGCTTCTAAATATAAGGTCCACCCCTTGGGGCTTCGATGTTAGGCGCAACTCCCTAAAGCCTAAGAGAAACAAAATAGCAGTTTTTTTTTGAGGGATAACAAAATAGCAGGTGAAAGGTATGGTTGCCAACATGGGCCAGTGGCATAATAGATTGCTCTTGTATGATGCTAGAGAACTCCTACTACTGCCAAGTTGCACTTCCCAATGCTAGTTTGTATTAGAAGGAATACAGTGATGCAGTTCTAGATCATTGGCTTTCTTAATTAGAATGACTACCATGGATGCATACTTGCTAACTTTTCAGTTTGTCAAAATTGCAGGTTTGTTCCTGAAAAGTTTGAGGAGATATTCAAGAAGCATGCCCACACTAGGCCTGATGCCCTAACGGACAAAGAGCTTGGGGAGATGCTTAAAGCAAACAGGGATCCTAAAGATTTCGCTGGACGGTAAGGTTACTTCATCTAAAGTATGAATAATGTAAAATGCAACTATCGCGTTCTTTTTTAGCTCATGTTTTTGGCACATCCACACAAAAAAATGGCAGGGTGGGCGCTTTCGTAGAGTGGAGACTTCTCTATGCGCTGTGCAAAGACAAGGAGGGATTTCTTCACAAGGAGACTGTCAAGGCGGTCTATGATGGCAGCGTGTTTGAGAAGTTGGAGCGAGAAAAGAAGGAAGCTAAGGAATTTGCCAAGAAGAAATGATGAAATGTCCTCCGATGCCCACTCATTTGTGGTTCTGTGCAATTATCTGTAGATTGGGGTGTGCTTGTGAGTTCCGTTCCCAAAATTATTGTTGTGGTCGTTCGGTTTCATTTGTTTCTGGTTTCATGCTTCCTGGAATGAGGCTGGGAGCCTGAT belongs to Triticum urartu cultivar G1812 chromosome 7, Tu2.1, whole genome shotgun sequence and includes:
- the LOC125521360 gene encoding probable peroxygenase 5, giving the protein MGSRPADAAGGQQQQQAEEPSMADVYGGHELTPLQKHAAFFDRNRDGIIYPSETYRGLRAIGCGVVLSAAGTVFINVFLSSKTVPANVKPPAFKFPIYVKTIQQGKHGSDTDVYDTQGRFVPEKFEEIFKKHAHTRPDALTDKELGEMLKANRDPKDFAGRVGAFVEWRLLYALCKDKEGFLHKETVKAVYDGSVFEKLEREKKEAKEFAKKK